One region of Rhizobium sp. 007 genomic DNA includes:
- a CDS encoding ferredoxin family protein has product MTATIVERIEDKLYQNRYLVDTGRPHIKVRAHLSPSPNLLALTKICPAKCYELNDTGQVEIVADGCMECGTCRVLCEANGDIEWNYPRGGFGILFKFG; this is encoded by the coding sequence ATGACGGCAACCATCGTGGAGCGCATCGAGGACAAACTCTACCAGAATCGCTATCTGGTCGACACGGGGCGCCCACACATAAAAGTGCGGGCGCACCTGTCGCCAAGCCCGAACCTGCTCGCACTGACGAAGATTTGTCCGGCCAAATGCTATGAGTTGAACGACACCGGGCAGGTGGAAATCGTTGCGGATGGCTGCATGGAATGCGGCACGTGCAGAGTGTTATGCGAAGCGAACGGTGACATCGAGTGGAATTATCCGCGAGGTGGGTTCGGGATCCTCTTCAAGTTCGGATGA
- a CDS encoding NAD(P)-binding protein: MSEEKFDAIVVGAGMSGNAAAYTMASHGLRVLQLERGEYPGSKNVQGAILYANMLETIIPDFRDDAPLERHLVEQRFWIMDDTSHTGMHYRSDDFNERRPNRYTIIRAQFDKWFSCKVREAGGTVLCETTATKLARDSSGKVIGVHTDRAGDVILADVVVLAEGVNGLLGTRAGLREMPKPENVALAVKEMHFLPEEVIAERFGLTEDEGCVIEAGGTISRGITGLGFLYTNRESISLGIGCLVSGLAETMEKPYALLDAFKRHPSIRPLLAGSEVKEYAAHLIPEGGFKAIPQLFGDGWVVVGDAAQLNNAVHREGSNLAMASGRIAGESIFRIKCRGGSMTKQNLSLYKSMLDKSFVMKDLMKHKDMPALLHTNCQSFFTTYPKLISQAAQNFVRVDGTPKIEREKATTAAFIKARSRWGLVSDAIRLAFAWR; the protein is encoded by the coding sequence ATGAGCGAGGAGAAGTTCGATGCCATCGTAGTCGGAGCCGGTATGTCCGGAAACGCGGCTGCTTACACGATGGCTAGTCACGGTCTGAGAGTGTTGCAGTTGGAGCGCGGAGAGTATCCAGGCTCCAAGAACGTCCAAGGCGCCATATTGTACGCCAACATGCTGGAGACGATCATTCCGGATTTCCGCGACGACGCGCCTCTTGAACGGCATCTGGTCGAGCAGCGGTTCTGGATAATGGACGACACGTCGCACACAGGAATGCACTATCGATCAGACGACTTCAATGAGCGGAGGCCAAACCGCTACACGATCATCCGCGCCCAATTCGACAAGTGGTTCTCGTGCAAGGTACGTGAGGCTGGCGGCACGGTTCTGTGCGAGACAACGGCGACGAAACTCGCCCGGGATTCGAGCGGCAAGGTCATAGGTGTTCACACGGACCGCGCAGGGGACGTGATCCTTGCGGATGTAGTCGTTCTCGCTGAAGGGGTAAACGGGCTTCTCGGCACGCGGGCCGGCTTGCGCGAGATGCCGAAGCCGGAAAATGTGGCGCTCGCGGTCAAGGAGATGCATTTCCTGCCGGAAGAGGTCATCGCAGAGCGCTTTGGCCTGACCGAGGACGAAGGCTGTGTGATCGAAGCAGGCGGGACAATTTCACGCGGAATTACCGGATTGGGCTTCCTCTATACCAACAGGGAGTCAATCTCGCTCGGCATCGGCTGCCTCGTCTCCGGCTTAGCTGAAACCATGGAAAAACCGTACGCCCTTCTCGACGCCTTCAAGCGCCATCCCTCAATCCGACCGCTGCTAGCGGGGTCGGAGGTCAAGGAATACGCCGCGCATCTCATTCCGGAGGGCGGCTTCAAGGCAATCCCGCAGCTCTTCGGCGACGGCTGGGTCGTCGTTGGCGACGCGGCGCAACTCAACAATGCCGTGCACCGCGAGGGTTCCAACCTCGCCATGGCGTCGGGGCGCATCGCCGGCGAGTCGATCTTCCGCATAAAATGCCGCGGAGGTTCGATGACCAAGCAGAACCTCTCCCTTTACAAAAGCATGCTGGACAAGTCCTTCGTTATGAAAGACCTGATGAAGCACAAAGATATGCCCGCCCTCCTCCATACCAATTGTCAAAGTTTCTTCACGACGTATCCGAAGCTGATATCGCAGGCCGCGCAGAATTTCGTGCGCGTTGATGGGACTCCTAAGATCGAAAGGGAAAAGGCGACAACCGCCGCCTTCATCAAGGCACGGTCCCGTTGGGGGTTGGTCAGCGACGCAATCCGCCTCGCCTTCGCTTGGCGCTAA
- a CDS encoding electron transfer flavoprotein subunit alpha/FixB family protein: protein METQKSETPSPAAGRAGMKKELPNDFQDHRDVWVFIELERGQVHPVSVELLGEGRKLADKLGVQLAGVVVGPPDGVGTGPAIADAFAYGADLAYLIESPLLANYRNEPFTKALTDLVISHKPEILLLGATTLGRDLAGSVATTLQTGLTADCTELDVDADGSLAATRPTFGGSLLCTIYTLNCRPQMATVRPRVMSTPQRVAKPIGRVVRHDLTMVEEEIVTKVLGFLSDGQTEDANLAYADIVVAGGLGLGAAENLQHLKDLARTIGGEFGCSRPLVQKGWMPLDRQIGQTGKTIRPKLYVAAGISGAVQHRVGVEGADLIVAINTDRNAPIFDFAHMGVVADAITFLPALTEAFTKRMAPRDRMKLVN from the coding sequence ATGGAAACCCAAAAAAGTGAAACGCCGTCTCCAGCCGCCGGCCGTGCTGGCATGAAGAAGGAGTTGCCCAACGATTTCCAGGACCATCGGGACGTCTGGGTCTTCATTGAGCTTGAGCGGGGCCAGGTCCATCCCGTGTCTGTCGAATTGCTCGGTGAGGGCCGCAAGCTTGCCGACAAGCTGGGCGTTCAGCTTGCTGGGGTGGTTGTCGGGCCGCCGGATGGAGTGGGGACCGGGCCTGCCATTGCAGACGCCTTCGCTTACGGCGCCGACCTCGCCTACCTCATTGAGTCGCCGCTACTCGCCAATTATCGAAATGAGCCTTTTACCAAAGCTTTGACAGATCTGGTCATTAGCCACAAACCTGAAATTCTCCTGCTCGGTGCGACCACGCTCGGCCGCGACCTTGCGGGTTCTGTGGCAACGACGTTGCAGACGGGGCTCACGGCCGACTGCACGGAACTGGATGTTGATGCAGATGGTTCCCTCGCGGCAACACGGCCGACCTTCGGTGGTTCCTTGCTGTGCACAATCTATACGCTCAACTGCCGTCCGCAAATGGCAACGGTGCGTCCGAGGGTCATGTCGACGCCGCAGCGAGTGGCTAAGCCAATCGGACGCGTTGTCCGACACGATCTGACGATGGTCGAGGAAGAGATCGTCACCAAAGTCCTTGGCTTTCTCTCTGATGGCCAAACGGAGGACGCCAATCTCGCCTATGCCGACATCGTGGTTGCCGGCGGGCTCGGGCTCGGTGCAGCCGAGAACCTGCAGCACTTGAAGGATCTCGCGAGGACGATCGGCGGTGAGTTTGGCTGTTCGCGACCGCTGGTCCAAAAGGGTTGGATGCCGCTTGATCGGCAGATCGGCCAAACCGGCAAGACGATCCGGCCCAAGCTCTACGTTGCGGCCGGAATATCGGGCGCAGTCCAGCATCGGGTTGGCGTCGAAGGAGCTGATCTAATTGTCGCTATCAACACCGATCGGAACGCCCCCATCTTCGATTTCGCCCATATGGGCGTTGTGGCTGATGCGATCACGTTCTTGCCGGCATTGACAGAAGCCTTCACCAAGCGGATGGCGCCGCGCGATCGTATGAAGCTTGTGAACTGA
- a CDS encoding electron transfer flavoprotein subunit beta/FixA family protein, whose protein sequence is MHIVVCIKQVPDSAQIRVHPVTNTIMRQGVPTIINPYDLFALEEAFKVRDCHGGKVTVLTMGPPMAEQAMRKALTYGADRAILLTDRHFAGSDTLATSFAISQAIAKIGDSFGAPDIVFTGKQTIDGDTAQVGPGIAKRLDLQQLTYITKIASIDLHAREITVERRSEGGTQMLRSKLPCLITMLEGVNTIRRGSLDDALRAARFPILKWSAADAGIEELANCGLRGSPTVVKRVFAPTPRAQKAMQIDTTDKTVDHVADEVVASIFTNQPALEVELSSNGSA, encoded by the coding sequence ATGCACATCGTAGTCTGTATCAAGCAGGTGCCGGACTCCGCGCAGATACGCGTCCATCCGGTGACGAATACCATCATGCGCCAAGGTGTGCCGACCATCATCAACCCTTACGACCTGTTCGCGCTCGAAGAAGCATTCAAAGTGCGTGACTGCCATGGGGGCAAGGTCACCGTCCTCACTATGGGCCCACCCATGGCAGAGCAAGCGATGCGCAAGGCGCTCACCTACGGCGCGGACCGCGCGATACTTTTGACCGACCGTCACTTTGCGGGATCCGACACGTTGGCAACTTCATTCGCTATCTCTCAAGCAATCGCGAAGATTGGCGATAGCTTTGGCGCGCCTGATATCGTCTTTACTGGTAAGCAGACGATCGACGGCGACACCGCCCAGGTCGGGCCTGGAATTGCCAAGCGCCTGGATCTCCAACAACTGACTTACATAACGAAAATTGCCTCTATCGATCTCCATGCGCGCGAGATCACGGTTGAGCGGCGCTCGGAAGGCGGCACGCAGATGCTGAGGAGCAAATTGCCGTGCCTAATCACTATGCTGGAAGGCGTCAATACTATCCGCCGCGGCTCTCTCGATGACGCCTTGCGTGCCGCGCGTTTCCCAATTCTGAAGTGGAGTGCTGCCGACGCCGGCATTGAGGAATTGGCTAACTGCGGCTTGAGAGGATCGCCGACGGTCGTGAAGCGCGTATTCGCTCCCACCCCCCGAGCGCAAAAAGCTATGCAAATCGACACTACCGACAAAACGGTGGACCATGTCGCCGACGAGGTGGTCGCATCGATCTTCACCAACCAACCGGCGTTGGAAGTTGAGCTTTCATCCAATGGCAGTGCGTGA
- the nifW gene encoding nitrogenase stabilizing/protective protein NifW — protein sequence MNSCAGENLPIDVTDILAQLKRLSAAEEFFEVLGVSYDPKVLNVSRLHIMKRMGQYLAEEVNSDLQDKAIAARARATLERAYEDFATSSPLTHRVFKVLKDRDPAKAAAPCRTFVPLDSIRTPFGKK from the coding sequence ATGAACAGTTGTGCGGGCGAGAACCTTCCTATTGATGTCACCGACATTCTCGCGCAGCTAAAGCGCTTGTCGGCTGCCGAGGAATTCTTCGAAGTTCTTGGCGTGTCCTATGATCCGAAGGTGCTCAATGTCTCCCGGCTCCACATCATGAAGCGCATGGGGCAATACCTGGCCGAGGAGGTTAATTCCGATCTCCAGGACAAAGCGATCGCTGCCCGTGCGCGCGCCACGCTCGAGCGCGCTTACGAGGACTTTGCAACTTCTTCGCCGCTTACGCATCGGGTCTTTAAAGTGCTCAAGGACCGCGATCCGGCCAAGGCTGCGGCGCCGTGTCGCACTTTTGTACCGTTGGACTCCATCCGGACGCCATTCGGAAAGAAATGA
- the nifS gene encoding cysteine desulfurase NifS: MRPVYLDNNASTQVDAEVVQAMLPFFLDQFGNPSSMHDIGAAAGAAIKTARQQLQALIGAKFDHEITFTSGGTESVNTAILSGLEAVPGRTEIVTSEVEHPAVLTLCTHLEKTRGVKVHRIPVDHHGRLDLNAYRTALTHRVAIVSIMWANNETGTIFPVERLAEMAKQAGALFHADAVQAVGKLPMDLKSTAIDMLSLSGHKLHGPKGVGALYIKRGVPFHALVRGGHQERGRRAGTENTPGIAGLGKAAELALECMDEENKRVKSLRDRLEKGLLERIPRTFVTGDPLARLSNTTNVAFDRIAGEAMQFLLNRHGIACSSGSACTSGSSVPSHVLRAMNIRHVTALGAVRFSFSRHNREEDVDRVLELIPGIVEKLRDAVPVSRGQAK, translated from the coding sequence TTGAGGCCTGTCTATCTCGACAACAATGCATCAACACAAGTCGATGCCGAAGTTGTTCAAGCGATGCTGCCGTTCTTTTTAGATCAGTTTGGCAACCCTTCATCGATGCATGATATCGGCGCCGCTGCCGGCGCAGCGATCAAGACGGCGCGCCAGCAGTTGCAAGCGCTGATCGGTGCAAAGTTCGACCATGAGATCACTTTCACCTCGGGCGGGACTGAAAGCGTCAATACGGCGATCCTTTCGGGTCTCGAGGCGGTTCCTGGGCGCACCGAGATAGTCACTTCAGAGGTCGAGCATCCGGCGGTGCTGACGCTCTGTACACACCTTGAGAAGACGCGCGGCGTTAAGGTGCACAGGATCCCGGTGGACCACCATGGCCGACTCGATCTTAACGCCTACCGGACCGCCCTCACCCATCGCGTGGCGATCGTTTCGATCATGTGGGCGAACAACGAGACGGGAACAATTTTCCCCGTGGAAAGGCTTGCTGAGATGGCCAAGCAAGCTGGCGCACTTTTCCACGCCGATGCAGTGCAAGCGGTCGGCAAGCTTCCGATGGACCTGAAATCGACCGCAATCGACATGCTGTCGCTCTCCGGCCACAAGCTACATGGGCCGAAAGGCGTCGGCGCGCTCTACATAAAACGCGGCGTGCCCTTCCATGCACTCGTCAGGGGTGGTCACCAGGAGCGCGGCCGCCGCGCGGGCACAGAGAATACGCCCGGGATCGCGGGCTTAGGCAAGGCGGCCGAACTCGCGTTGGAGTGCATGGACGAGGAAAACAAGCGGGTAAAATCGCTCCGCGATCGATTGGAGAAAGGACTTCTTGAACGGATCCCCAGGACCTTCGTCACCGGTGATCCGCTGGCACGATTATCGAATACCACAAACGTCGCCTTCGACCGCATTGCTGGAGAAGCCATGCAGTTTCTGCTCAATCGCCATGGCATCGCTTGCTCCTCGGGCTCCGCCTGCACCTCTGGATCCTCGGTACCGAGCCATGTTCTAAGGGCGATGAACATTCGCCACGTTACGGCACTCGGTGCAGTTCGCTTCTCCTTTTCACGCCATAACCGCGAGGAGGATGTGGATCGGGTACTCGAACTGATACCGGGAATCGTGGAAAAACTACGTGACGCTGTCCCTGTCTCCAGGGGGCAGGCTAAGTGA
- a CDS encoding iron-sulfur cluster assembly accessory protein produces the protein MVTLTEKAIAAAKGIISQSPEPVNGLRIMVQVDGCAGPKYHVGLESELREGDAVIETGGVKVFVDAGSQDHIAGLTLDFVTEAGSSGFIFDNPNPREKCACGKSCS, from the coding sequence ATGGTCACGCTCACCGAAAAGGCAATCGCCGCAGCGAAAGGTATTATTTCCCAGTCTCCCGAGCCTGTGAACGGCTTGCGCATCATGGTCCAAGTGGACGGCTGCGCCGGCCCCAAATACCATGTGGGCCTGGAGAGCGAGTTGCGAGAGGGCGATGCTGTCATTGAGACGGGTGGGGTCAAGGTGTTCGTGGACGCGGGCTCTCAAGACCATATCGCCGGCTTGACCTTGGATTTCGTCACGGAGGCGGGTTCCTCCGGTTTTATCTTCGACAATCCTAACCCGCGGGAGAAGTGCGCCTGCGGCAAATCCTGTAGCTGA
- a CDS encoding peroxiredoxin has translation MTMNKRVPFVTFRTRVRDETVEGPNPYRWEDKTTEDYFSGRRTILFSLPGAFTPTCSTQQLPDFEKLHDEFVKHGIESVYCLSVNDAFVMNAWGKASGLKKVKLIADGSGEFTRKMGMLVAKDNLGFGLRSWRYAALIDDGIVEQWFVEEGLSDNCETDPYGVSSPQNILATLK, from the coding sequence ATGACGATGAACAAAAGGGTTCCGTTCGTTACCTTTCGCACGCGTGTTCGCGATGAGACCGTGGAAGGGCCAAATCCATACCGTTGGGAAGACAAGACTACGGAGGACTATTTTAGCGGTAGGCGCACGATTTTATTTTCGCTTCCCGGCGCCTTCACCCCGACCTGCTCGACTCAGCAATTGCCGGATTTTGAAAAGCTCCACGACGAATTCGTTAAGCACGGAATCGAGTCGGTCTACTGCCTCTCTGTCAATGACGCCTTCGTGATGAATGCGTGGGGCAAGGCGTCGGGACTGAAGAAGGTCAAGCTTATTGCTGATGGTTCAGGCGAATTCACTCGCAAGATGGGCATGTTAGTCGCAAAGGATAATCTCGGCTTCGGCCTTCGCTCTTGGCGCTACGCTGCCCTGATCGACGACGGCATTGTGGAGCAATGGTTTGTGGAGGAAGGACTCTCGGATAATTGCGAAACCGATCCGTATGGAGTCTCGTCACCGCAAAACATTCTTGCAACGCTGAAGTGA
- a CDS encoding nitrogen fixation protein NifQ, producing the protein MSNVIQNRNLSKRRVTLLTDRRSSQSLGLSPPIDLDMDFDRYVFSCVLLHALEEIAAEVATATEATGLSRAELRNVLNRSVPASVMQAFGLEKVREAEPCVEEELLRDLLLAHARPGDPTSACFAKIIARRALRHDHLWLELGLSDRSELSLLLATHFPTLAAGNTNNMRWKKYLYRMLCEAEGFSRCTAPSCRECKDFKSCFVPEESATLGCATDLN; encoded by the coding sequence ATGTCAAATGTCATTCAGAACCGCAATTTGTCGAAAAGGAGAGTGACCCTCCTGACCGATCGGCGATCATCGCAATCGCTAGGTCTCAGCCCACCTATAGACCTCGATATGGACTTCGATCGGTATGTGTTTTCCTGCGTCCTCTTGCATGCGCTAGAAGAGATTGCTGCGGAGGTGGCAACTGCGACCGAGGCAACAGGCCTTTCCCGTGCCGAGCTTCGAAACGTCCTTAACCGCTCTGTTCCCGCCAGTGTTATGCAGGCCTTCGGATTGGAAAAAGTGCGCGAAGCCGAGCCGTGTGTGGAGGAGGAACTTCTGCGCGATCTGCTGCTCGCGCATGCTCGACCGGGCGACCCAACAAGCGCCTGTTTCGCCAAGATCATCGCCCGGCGCGCCTTGCGTCACGACCATCTGTGGTTGGAGCTTGGTCTTTCCGATAGGTCCGAACTCAGTCTCTTGCTCGCCACCCATTTCCCCACGCTTGCAGCCGGCAATACCAATAACATGAGGTGGAAAAAGTACCTTTATCGCATGCTTTGCGAGGCTGAGGGTTTTTCGCGATGCACCGCACCCAGTTGCCGGGAATGCAAGGACTTTAAAAGCTGCTTTGTCCCTGAGGAAAGCGCAACACTGGGGTGCGCGACTGATTTGAATTAG
- a CDS encoding dicarboxylate/amino acid:cation symporter, translated as MIVEDSAEIRRKTPFYRHLYVQVLAAIAAGILLGHFYPELGTQMKPLGDAFIKLVKMIIAPVIFLTVATGIAGITDLAKVGRVAARAMVYFLTLSTLALVVGLVVVNVVQPGAGMHIDPASLDVKAIAAYTATAHEQSVTGFLMNIIPTTLAGAFAEGDILQVLFISVLFGIALALVGKKAEPVVDFLQALTLPIFRLVTILMKAAPIGAFGSMAFTIGKYGVALIANLAMLIGTFYLTSFLFVFLVLGGVARYNGFSIVSLIRYIKEELLLVLGTSSSEAALPGLMNKMEKAGCKRSVVGLVIPTGFSFNLDGTNIYMTLAALFIAQATDTPLSLGDQILLLLVAMLSSKGAAGITGAGFITLAATLSVVPAVPVAGMALILGIDRFMSECRAITNIIGNAIATLVVAKWEGELDRAQLSVALAGELPIDYIPPVI; from the coding sequence ATGATCGTTGAGGATTCCGCGGAAATCCGCAGAAAGACACCGTTCTATCGACATCTCTATGTCCAGGTTCTTGCGGCAATCGCCGCGGGTATCCTGCTCGGACATTTCTATCCCGAACTCGGCACGCAAATGAAGCCGCTTGGCGACGCCTTTATCAAGCTCGTGAAGATGATCATCGCGCCGGTCATCTTCCTGACGGTCGCGACCGGTATCGCCGGTATAACCGATCTCGCCAAGGTCGGCCGCGTCGCCGCCAGGGCGATGGTCTACTTCCTGACCTTGTCGACGCTTGCGCTCGTCGTCGGCCTCGTGGTCGTGAATGTGGTGCAGCCGGGAGCGGGCATGCATATCGACCCGGCTTCGCTCGATGTGAAAGCGATCGCCGCCTACACCGCGACGGCGCATGAGCAGTCGGTCACCGGCTTCCTCATGAACATTATCCCGACGACGCTTGCCGGCGCCTTCGCCGAAGGCGACATCCTGCAAGTCCTCTTCATCTCCGTACTCTTCGGCATCGCACTTGCCCTGGTCGGCAAGAAGGCCGAGCCCGTCGTCGACTTCTTGCAAGCGCTGACACTGCCGATCTTCCGGCTGGTGACTATCCTCATGAAAGCCGCACCAATTGGTGCCTTCGGCTCCATGGCCTTCACGATCGGCAAATACGGCGTCGCCTTGATCGCTAACCTCGCCATGTTGATCGGCACCTTCTATCTCACCTCGTTCCTGTTCGTCTTCCTCGTGCTTGGTGGGGTGGCGCGTTACAATGGTTTCTCGATCGTCTCGCTCATCCGCTACATCAAGGAGGAACTGCTGCTGGTACTGGGCACCTCGTCCTCGGAAGCGGCTCTTCCGGGCCTCATGAACAAGATGGAGAAGGCGGGCTGCAAGCGTTCGGTCGTGGGTCTCGTCATCCCAACCGGCTTTTCCTTTAACCTCGACGGCACCAACATCTACATGACGCTTGCGGCGCTCTTCATCGCCCAGGCGACCGACACGCCGCTCTCCCTCGGCGACCAGATCCTGCTGCTGCTCGTCGCCATGCTGAGCTCCAAGGGTGCCGCAGGTATCACCGGCGCCGGCTTCATCACGCTTGCCGCGACGCTCTCGGTCGTTCCGGCGGTGCCGGTCGCCGGCATGGCGCTGATCCTTGGCATCGACCGTTTCATGTCGGAATGCCGCGCAATTACCAATATTATCGGCAATGCAATTGCGACGCTCGTCGTCGCGAAGTGGGAAGGAGAGCTCGATCGCGCGCAGCTCTCCGTCGCGCTCGCCGGCGAGCTGCCGATCGACTACATTCCGCCGGTCATCTAG
- a CDS encoding NUDIX hydrolase, giving the protein MMHGEAVNQVGAICFRSNPDGILEVLLITTRETGRWTIPKGWPIKGLQPHDVAEREAWEEAGIKGKAKKKPYGYYAYLKRLKNNRSIQCVVEVHLLKVKKVRPTFPECRERVLAWLPPTEASSQVPEPELKSLIAGLNAKFKLRAGK; this is encoded by the coding sequence ATGATGCATGGGGAGGCTGTCAATCAGGTCGGTGCGATCTGCTTTCGGTCCAATCCTGACGGGATCCTCGAAGTTCTTCTGATCACGACACGCGAAACCGGCCGCTGGACCATTCCGAAGGGATGGCCGATCAAGGGATTGCAGCCGCATGATGTTGCGGAACGTGAAGCGTGGGAAGAAGCCGGCATAAAAGGCAAAGCCAAAAAGAAGCCATACGGGTACTACGCATATCTGAAGCGGCTTAAAAACAACCGCTCCATTCAGTGCGTCGTGGAAGTCCATCTCCTGAAGGTCAAGAAGGTCAGACCCACGTTTCCGGAGTGTCGAGAACGCGTGCTAGCCTGGCTCCCACCGACCGAGGCATCTTCACAGGTTCCTGAACCGGAGCTGAAGAGTCTCATTGCCGGATTGAACGCCAAATTCAAGCTTCGGGCGGGAAAATGA
- a CDS encoding cytochrome P450 — translation MASNPIPDHVPSELVRDFSLFTSPGMAPTPNGDPHAAVARVHGEPRIFYSPFNTRDGRGTWVITRARDQRKVLEDLETFSSHRSIFSSALGENWPMIPLELDPPAHGIFRALLNPLFSPGRVMALERTVRKQASALINRIARMRTSCDVMKDFAIPFTVDVFLGFLGLSNSRTEILIRWVSDLLHGNGVKRTEAAQSIVKFIDEVAAMRRKQPAADFMTFVVQAQIEGRSLTKEEVRGIGVLFLVAGLDTVAAAISFDLAYLARNPGDQDLLRREPNRIALAVEELLRAYSTVQIIRVATKDGDFEGVPIRKGDYVSCATMIANRDPVEFKCPDTIDLARQDNRHIAFGYGPHLCLGANLARREIAIGIHEWLARIPTFRIKEGTAPITHGGHVFGVENLILTWSRPTRPEPVERNEEPSHSPTVGILSASSHGM, via the coding sequence GTGGCGAGCAATCCCATTCCAGATCATGTTCCATCCGAGTTGGTGAGAGACTTCAGTCTGTTCACATCGCCCGGCATGGCACCAACACCGAACGGAGATCCGCACGCAGCTGTTGCTCGCGTCCATGGAGAGCCCCGTATTTTTTATTCCCCCTTTAACACGCGCGATGGACGGGGTACCTGGGTGATCACGCGCGCGCGAGACCAGCGCAAGGTGCTAGAGGATCTCGAAACCTTTTCCAGTCATCGCAGCATCTTCTCCTCCGCACTCGGCGAAAACTGGCCAATGATCCCGCTCGAGCTTGATCCACCGGCCCATGGCATCTTTCGTGCACTCCTAAATCCGCTGTTCTCGCCTGGACGAGTGATGGCGTTGGAGCGGACTGTCCGTAAGCAAGCGAGTGCGCTGATCAACCGGATCGCCCGAATGAGGACCAGCTGTGACGTCATGAAGGATTTTGCCATTCCATTCACAGTGGACGTCTTCCTTGGCTTTCTGGGGCTCTCGAATAGCCGAACCGAGATTCTTATTCGCTGGGTAAGCGATTTGCTCCACGGCAATGGAGTTAAGCGAACGGAAGCGGCTCAATCGATCGTGAAGTTCATTGACGAAGTTGCAGCGATGCGCCGCAAGCAACCAGCTGCCGATTTCATGACGTTCGTCGTGCAGGCGCAGATCGAGGGTCGCTCCCTGACAAAGGAGGAAGTCCGGGGCATCGGCGTACTTTTCTTGGTTGCGGGACTCGACACGGTCGCTGCCGCGATAAGCTTTGACCTAGCCTATCTCGCACGCAATCCAGGGGACCAGGACTTGCTGCGGAGAGAGCCCAACCGGATCGCGCTCGCGGTTGAAGAATTGTTGCGCGCCTATTCAACCGTTCAGATCATTCGCGTAGCCACGAAAGATGGAGACTTTGAAGGTGTGCCGATCCGTAAGGGAGACTACGTTTCATGCGCCACGATGATTGCTAACCGTGACCCCGTCGAATTTAAGTGCCCTGACACTATCGACCTGGCACGACAGGACAACCGCCACATAGCGTTTGGCTATGGTCCTCATCTTTGCCTGGGAGCAAATCTTGCGCGGCGAGAGATTGCCATAGGGATCCACGAATGGCTGGCGCGGATCCCCACCTTTCGGATCAAGGAAGGTACGGCGCCGATCACCCATGGCGGCCATGTATTCGGGGTTGAAAATTTGATTCTGACCTGGTCCCGGCCGACTCGCCCGGAGCCGGTAGAGAGAAACGAAGAGCCATCGCACTCGCCAACCGTCGGCATTCTTTCTGCATCAAGCCACGGCATGTGA
- a CDS encoding nuclear transport factor 2 family protein, which yields MDQASITELLDREAIRDCLYRYCRGIDRADEAALRSAYWPDAHDNHGAYTGSAEGFIRLALGIFKTGPRNVHQIANILIEFSGPSEAAVESYFMALQRGPDTAGEICQMLLCGRYCDLFHKREGEWRIAERTVIYDWFEQQSPPAPPECERFGSRQPIGAPHPNDPVYALLKCIIPSKNHLENRTGIGGEGP from the coding sequence ATGGACCAAGCAAGCATAACCGAACTACTCGACCGCGAGGCGATCCGCGACTGCCTCTATCGGTATTGCCGCGGGATCGACCGGGCGGATGAGGCCGCGCTGCGGAGTGCGTACTGGCCGGATGCGCATGACAATCATGGTGCCTATACCGGCTCGGCCGAGGGCTTCATCCGACTTGCACTAGGTATCTTCAAGACCGGACCGCGTAATGTCCATCAGATAGCGAATATACTGATCGAATTCTCCGGACCGTCAGAGGCAGCAGTCGAGAGCTATTTCATGGCGCTGCAACGCGGGCCGGACACGGCCGGTGAGATATGCCAGATGCTCCTGTGCGGCCGCTACTGTGATCTGTTTCACAAGAGGGAAGGGGAGTGGCGCATCGCCGAACGAACCGTGATCTACGATTGGTTTGAGCAACAGAGCCCACCCGCGCCTCCAGAATGCGAAAGGTTTGGATCGCGGCAGCCGATTGGAGCGCCTCATCCGAATGATCCAGTTTATGCGCTTTTGAAGTGCATCATACCTTCGAAAAATCACCTGGAGAACCGGACCGGCATCGGAGGCGAAGGACCATGA